A window of the Lolium perenne isolate Kyuss_39 chromosome 7, Kyuss_2.0, whole genome shotgun sequence genome harbors these coding sequences:
- the LOC127317342 gene encoding transcription factor MYB20 — MGRQPCCDKVGLKKGPWTAEEDQKLVAFLLTHGHFCWRIVPKLAGLMRCGKSCRLRWTNYLRPDLKRGLLSDDEERLVIDMHAQLGNRWAKIAAMLPGRTDNEIKNHWNTHIKKKLRRMGIDPATHLPLDKDQAPPTALQDKEQPRPHCAEHSLPAEDEDDKAVVPLIQPPQEIVVPPHAAGSNCSASPASAISPSCSSSSASAGSAASGVDVAEWQQATYLFDIDGFTDVGSVWDGGFVSGVDPFGPFDHYYPGAGFDQDNWF, encoded by the exons ATGGGGAGGCAGCCGTGCTGCGACAAGGTGGGCCTGAAGAAGGGGCCGTGGACGGCGGAGGAGGACCAGAAGCTCGTCGCCTTCCTCCTCACCCACGGCCACTTCTGCTGGCGCATCGTCCCCAAGCTCGCAG GGCTGATGCGGTGCGGCAAGAGCTGCCGGCTGCGGTGGACCAACTACCTGCGTCCCGACCTCAAGCGCGGCCTCCTGTCCGACGACGAGGAGCGGCTCGTCATCGACATGCACGCGCAGCTCGGCAACCGCTGGGCCAAGATCGCCGCGATGCTCCCCGGCAGGACCGACAACGAGATCAAGAACCACTGGAACACCCACATCAAGAAGAAGCTCCGCAGGATGGGCATCGACCCCGCCACCCACCTCCCGCTCGACAAAGACCAGGCCCCTCCTACCGCGCTGCAAGACAAGGAGCAGCCGAGGCCCCACTGCGCTGAACACTCTCTGCCGGCGGAGGATGAGGACGACAAGGCGGTGGTTCCGCTGATCCAGCCGCCGCAGGAGATCGTGGTGCCGCCGCACGCTGCGGGGAGCAACTGCTCTGCTTCCCCTGCCTCGGCGATCTCGccgtcctgctcctcctcctcggcctcgGCTGGCTCGGCGGCGTCCGGCGTGGACGTGGCGGAGTGGCAGCAGGCCACGTATCTCTTCGACATAGATGGCTTCACCGATGTGGGCTCGGTCTGGGATGGCGGCTTCGTCTCCGGCGTTGATCCGTTCGGACCGTTCGATCACTACTACCCCGGCGCCGGCTTCGATCAGGATAACTGGTTTTGA